One Bacteroidota bacterium genomic region harbors:
- a CDS encoding T9SS type A sorting domain-containing protein, whose protein sequence is MTTIYGNSYDIFKSPVDSGYYAISTIASSDTGATVTQVGNDGSVSWSNVYKNNSLSYPLWSFNGMILPDHSLFINSYDDGKTTMLKMRYDGSLISAKKIISSGSTIYSQTVLNNSIYGVGRTSIGETNGGLFIKLDLKGDFLLGANMSGGTSRRVVLQAITPTADQNLLLAGYGEIYSTTLPRAAILIKTDTLGNIIWQRQIDCTGINLFPTDIKETADHGFLIVISNTSGGSSQLLKTDSLGNVLWNYGFWVGSSNQKLTFYDISDAGSNNFVTGASLATTLLARNLSFKIDSSGNVIDSKEYIIADTIGTMASCYDVRDGLVSFGLNYSFTNFAYFINKTDSSLNGACNTSQVLLSPYSNTLMDSAASIVSQAVTFTLIDVLPSISIAPLMLQNTDYCNAVSVNEYLAHDETLWVHPIPASSEVVFQFKDNLIGQGKINIFDVTGKFIEEFPIHESNFVVKRNGLKSGIYFYHYQTESKNSFGKIIFD, encoded by the coding sequence GTGACTACCATATATGGCAATAGTTACGACATTTTTAAATCTCCTGTTGACTCCGGGTACTATGCTATATCAACCATTGCTTCCTCCGACACAGGAGCAACAGTTACTCAGGTCGGAAATGATGGTAGTGTTTCGTGGTCCAATGTTTATAAAAACAACTCATTGTCCTATCCATTATGGAGTTTCAATGGTATGATTTTGCCAGACCATTCATTGTTCATTAATTCTTATGATGATGGAAAAACGACCATGTTGAAAATGCGCTATGACGGAAGTTTAATTTCTGCCAAAAAAATTATTTCATCGGGAAGTACGATCTATTCACAAACAGTTTTAAACAATAGTATTTATGGAGTCGGCCGGACCAGTATAGGAGAAACGAACGGTGGATTGTTTATCAAACTCGATCTGAAGGGAGATTTTTTATTGGGAGCCAACATGAGCGGAGGTACATCGAGGCGTGTGGTGTTGCAGGCAATCACTCCAACCGCTGATCAAAATCTTTTACTGGCAGGTTATGGTGAAATCTACAGTACCACGCTTCCAAGAGCTGCCATACTTATTAAAACTGACACGCTTGGGAATATTATCTGGCAAAGACAAATTGACTGTACCGGGATTAATTTATTTCCAACCGATATTAAGGAAACTGCAGACCATGGTTTTTTGATCGTTATCAGCAACACAAGCGGGGGCAGTTCTCAATTATTAAAAACAGACAGTCTTGGAAACGTTTTATGGAATTATGGTTTTTGGGTTGGAAGCAGCAATCAAAAACTTACCTTCTATGACATCAGCGATGCCGGAAGTAACAACTTTGTTACCGGTGCAAGTCTTGCCACTACTCTTCTTGCAAGAAATTTATCATTTAAGATTGACAGCTCGGGGAATGTAATTGATTCAAAAGAATATATAATTGCCGATACCATTGGGACGATGGCAAGCTGCTATGATGTGAGAGATGGGCTGGTTTCCTTCGGGCTGAATTACAGTTTTACGAACTTCGCCTATTTTATAAATAAAACCGACTCGTCCTTAAATGGCGCCTGCAACACGTCGCAAGTATTACTCAGCCCTTACTCCAATACGTTGATGGATAGCGCAGCATCAATTGTTTCACAAGCTGTAACATTTACCCTTATTGATGTGCTCCCTTCCATTTCAATCGCTCCGTTAATGTTGCAGAACACGGACTATTGTAATGCTGTTTCTGTGAATGAATACCTGGCTCATGATGAAACTCTTTGGGTTCACCCGATCCCTGCATCAAGTGAAGTTGTATTTCAGTTCAAGGACAATTTAATCGGTCAGGGAAAGATTAATATTTTTGATGTGACAGGAAAATTTATTGAAGAGTTCCCGATTCATGAATCAAATTTTGTCGTGAAAAGAAACGGGCTTAAAAGCGGAATCTATTTTTATCACTATCAAACGGAATCAAAAAATAGTTTTGGAAAAATAATTTTTGATTGA
- a CDS encoding FMN-binding negative transcriptional regulator has product MYNFSYFKEKDKKTILDFIEENPFAFMTGSFLSGAQVGTQIPVLLDERNGELFLQGHIMRNTDHHKAFVENPNALLVFTGPSCYVSASWYSNPHIGSTWNYMSVHVAGQITFMSNEELKQFMRRLTLKFEKGDTASLTFYDNLPDEFLNKMMPAIVGFEIKAEKIENVFKLSQNRDEKSYLNIISKLEEQGGNSALIASEMRKRKSELFPDGVEWDGSKFDS; this is encoded by the coding sequence ATGTATAATTTTTCATATTTCAAAGAGAAAGACAAAAAGACAATTTTGGATTTCATAGAAGAAAACCCGTTTGCTTTTATGACCGGAAGTTTTTTGTCGGGTGCGCAAGTCGGAACACAAATTCCGGTTTTGCTTGATGAAAGAAATGGCGAACTGTTTTTGCAAGGACACATTATGCGAAACACTGACCATCACAAAGCATTCGTGGAAAATCCAAACGCATTACTTGTATTCACAGGACCGAGTTGTTATGTAAGCGCTTCCTGGTATAGCAATCCACATATTGGTTCAACCTGGAACTATATGAGTGTTCACGTAGCCGGACAAATAACATTTATGTCGAATGAAGAGTTGAAACAATTTATGCGAAGACTTACTTTGAAATTTGAAAAGGGCGATACAGCATCATTGACATTTTACGACAACCTTCCCGACGAATTTCTGAACAAAATGATGCCAGCCATAGTTGGTTTTGAAATTAAAGCGGAGAAAATTGAGAATGTTTTTAAACTTAGTCAAAACAGAGATGAAAAAAGTTATCTCAATATTATTTCAAAACTGGAAGAACAAGGAGGAAATAGCGCTTTGATTGCATCAGAAATGCGGAAGAGAAAATCAGAACTTTTTCCTGATGGTGTTGAATGGGACGGTTCAAAATTCGACTCGTAA
- a CDS encoding tetratricopeptide repeat protein, with product MKKIFIFFFLAFTQKFCFSQNRIMDSLKTELQNARQDTTLLRLFLALGEACEIKNNMLYAEPAVELADKLLSQNIDEKQRKIILEQKSRAYDLIIVFYTKNNNTDWNKVIEFIQARLAGYEKEGNKRRIGEALLDISYLYFYKSDTAGYLEYTNKSLAVFFEIKDTVFLLNGYWGLSQYFLSIGNYQQALKSIQSAIEISKEMNYKKGEAFSLAQLGDMYRDNGENAQALENYQNSLSILNETKDTNDLFNVLAAVGGFYYTLHNVDKALEYYNKLIAICNSKKDIDHTIGSVYKWIGLVHRDNNDFRNSLLYFEKSLAVFDSTKNKGQVIDVLNETGTVYYMQGDFVKAIECHLKSLKIAEELPAENEIARCHHLLAKDYFGKKNYRTAKEYSHRAIAVLEKQIDIKQRSEAELLASQIDSASGNGTDAYEHYKQYVLLSNKLKGDEIHKAAQKEKFQNESDKQKAEQEKKDAVAKAELQKQKFVRNGFIGGFAAMVLFAGIFFAQRNKIRKGKKRSDELLLNILPEEVAEELKAKGSAEAKQFDEVTVMFTDFKGFTQISEKLSAQELVAEIHTCFKAFDNIISKHNIEKIKTIGDSYMCAGGLPVINKTNATDVVKAALEIQHFMKLHSEHRIIEGKDLFEIRIGIHTGPVVAGIVGVRKFAYDIWGDTVNIASRMESSGEAGKVNISGSTYELVKEKFNCAHRGKIQAKNKGEIDMYFVEIVS from the coding sequence ATGAAAAAAATATTTATATTTTTCTTTTTGGCATTTACTCAGAAATTTTGTTTTTCTCAAAACAGAATAATGGATTCTCTTAAAACAGAATTACAAAACGCAAGGCAGGATACTACACTTTTACGATTATTCCTTGCTCTTGGTGAAGCATGCGAAATAAAGAACAATATGCTTTATGCAGAGCCCGCAGTGGAACTCGCGGATAAACTTCTTTCACAAAATATAGATGAGAAGCAGCGGAAAATTATTCTGGAGCAAAAATCACGTGCTTATGATTTAATAATTGTTTTTTATACAAAAAACAATAACACCGATTGGAATAAAGTAATTGAGTTCATACAGGCACGTTTAGCCGGCTATGAAAAAGAAGGAAATAAAAGAAGAATTGGCGAAGCGCTTTTGGATATTTCCTATTTGTATTTCTATAAAAGTGATACTGCCGGATATCTTGAGTACACAAATAAAAGTTTAGCTGTATTTTTTGAAATAAAAGACACCGTTTTTCTTTTAAATGGCTATTGGGGATTGTCTCAATATTTTTTATCAATAGGTAATTATCAGCAAGCTTTAAAATCAATTCAGTCTGCTATAGAAATTTCAAAGGAGATGAATTACAAAAAAGGAGAAGCCTTCTCGTTAGCGCAATTAGGAGACATGTACAGGGATAATGGCGAAAACGCACAGGCATTGGAAAACTATCAGAATTCACTTTCAATTTTAAATGAAACAAAAGACACGAATGATTTATTTAACGTACTTGCTGCTGTAGGCGGGTTTTATTATACACTTCATAATGTTGACAAGGCGCTTGAATATTACAACAAGCTGATAGCAATATGCAATTCAAAAAAAGACATTGACCATACTATTGGTTCTGTATATAAGTGGATCGGCTTAGTACATAGAGATAATAATGATTTCAGAAATTCCCTTTTGTATTTTGAAAAAAGTTTGGCAGTGTTTGACTCAACAAAAAACAAAGGGCAAGTCATTGATGTGCTCAATGAAACGGGTACAGTTTATTATATGCAAGGTGATTTTGTAAAAGCCATTGAATGTCATTTGAAGTCATTAAAAATTGCGGAAGAATTACCAGCGGAAAACGAAATTGCACGATGTCATCATTTACTTGCCAAGGATTATTTTGGCAAGAAAAATTACCGGACAGCTAAAGAATACAGCCACCGCGCCATAGCTGTTCTGGAAAAGCAAATTGATATAAAACAAAGAAGTGAAGCGGAGTTATTGGCTTCTCAAATTGATTCGGCAAGCGGTAACGGTACGGATGCTTATGAACATTACAAGCAATATGTTTTGCTCAGTAATAAACTAAAAGGTGACGAAATACACAAAGCGGCACAGAAAGAAAAATTTCAAAATGAATCTGATAAACAAAAGGCGGAACAGGAAAAGAAAGATGCTGTTGCAAAAGCGGAATTACAAAAACAAAAATTCGTTCGAAATGGGTTTATTGGTGGCTTTGCAGCAATGGTTTTGTTTGCCGGGATATTTTTTGCTCAGCGAAATAAAATCAGGAAAGGTAAAAAGAGAAGTGATGAATTATTGTTAAACATTCTTCCGGAAGAAGTTGCAGAAGAACTAAAAGCGAAAGGCAGTGCAGAAGCAAAACAGTTTGATGAAGTAACTGTCATGTTTACCGACTTCAAAGGATTTACACAGATATCTGAAAAACTTTCTGCACAAGAATTAGTTGCTGAAATACATACTTGTTTCAAGGCATTTGATAACATCATTTCAAAGCACAACATCGAGAAAATAAAAACTATTGGCGATAGTTACATGTGTGCAGGAGGGTTGCCTGTTATCAATAAAACAAACGCAACCGATGTTGTAAAAGCGGCACTCGAAATTCAACACTTTATGAAACTTCATTCGGAGCATAGAATTATTGAAGGCAAAGATCTTTTTGAAATAAGAATTGGCATTCATACTGGTCCGGTTGTAGCGGGAATTGTTGGCGTCAGAAAATTCGCTTATGATATATGGGGTGATACGGTGAATATTGCATCGAGAATGGAGAGCAGTGGAGAAGCGGGAAAAGTAAATATCAGCGGCAGCACTTATGAATTAGTGAAAGAAAAATTCAATTGTGCACATCGTGGAAAAATTCAGGCGAAGAATAAAGGGGAAATTGATATGTATTTTGTGGAAATTGTTTCCTAA
- a CDS encoding MBL fold metallo-hydrolase → MSLQIASINSGSNGNCYYVGNGNEAILVDAGISCKETEQRMERLNLSMEKVRAIFVSHEHIDHIRGVSQLSKKYALPVYINPGTLRYSGIRANKENIFHFNHHEKISIGDLTIVPFNKHHDAQDPVSFIIEHEGIKAGVITDIGVVCKTVIHYFRQCHACFLESNYDEQMLEEGGYPKRLKKRISGGRGHISNVEALELFKKHKAGYLNHLLLGHLSQVNNRPELVEELYQSYQDDLTIAVASRDKESNLFEIDHPVRGKIIPLSVNKESRQLDLFFQE, encoded by the coding sequence ATGTCTTTACAGATTGCGTCGATTAATTCAGGAAGTAACGGGAATTGCTATTATGTCGGGAACGGCAATGAAGCGATTCTGGTTGATGCGGGGATTTCCTGTAAAGAAACGGAGCAGCGTATGGAGCGACTGAATTTGTCGATGGAAAAAGTACGCGCCATTTTTGTTTCCCACGAACACATCGATCACATTCGTGGTGTGAGTCAGCTCAGCAAGAAATATGCTCTTCCTGTTTACATCAATCCCGGAACTTTACGCTATTCAGGAATTCGCGCGAACAAGGAAAATATTTTTCATTTTAATCACCATGAAAAAATATCTATTGGTGATCTCACTATTGTTCCTTTCAACAAACACCATGATGCGCAGGATCCTGTGAGTTTTATCATTGAGCACGAGGGAATCAAAGCCGGTGTGATTACTGACATTGGCGTTGTGTGTAAAACGGTGATTCATTACTTCCGGCAATGTCATGCGTGCTTCCTGGAAAGTAATTATGACGAACAGATGTTAGAGGAAGGTGGATATCCGAAACGGTTAAAGAAACGTATCAGCGGTGGGCGAGGACATATCTCCAATGTAGAGGCATTGGAGCTTTTCAAAAAGCACAAAGCCGGCTATTTGAATCATTTACTGCTGGGACATTTGTCTCAAGTCAACAATCGTCCGGAACTTGTGGAAGAATTGTATCAATCCTATCAGGACGATCTGACCATTGCAGTTGCTTCCCGTGACAAAGAATCAAACCTTTTCGAAATTGATCATCCGGTAAGAGGAAAAATTATTCCGCTGTCTGTGAATAAAGAATCAAGGCAATTGGATTTGTTTTTTCAGGAGTGA